The nucleotide sequence tgtttgagaACCCAACAGCGCTTCCTGCTGACTCTACATCACATTACACAAGGATGACATTTTGCTCTCCTTTATCAGGTCTGTCATCTGAAATCTTAcataactacaaaaaaaaaaggctaaataataaataatgtcgGTTTCCAAACACTTCAAAGATCCTCTCTGAATACAGACGCGACGCAAAAGCTTGTATGTTTAATTGTGTGATTTTATGAAGGTAGCAAGAGTGAGCCATCCTCCTTTCGGGAATCTATCTTTGGTCACACCCTGCTACCCGGGTTAGCGCTAAAGTTAGCATCGTGACGCTTCTGCTAATGAAATCCATGATAATGTCGACTCTTTCTATGAGTGAATGAATCCAAATGAAGCCTTGAAGCTTAATAGTGTTGAGCATTGTGCCAGCGTGAGTTTTAAGCAAGCATTTGGCTAGTTGTTGTGTTTATGACATGTAGCTAGTAGTGGCTAGTTAGCTGCTAGTTTGGCTAACGATGTTTGCAGAACTCAACAGCATCTTGAACGTCAGCCCGGAAGACTTCAGCAGAGTAAGAGGCTAAAGTGGAAGTAAGTCACATATATTTCTGAGAGATATatataaaacctttttttttttttttttttttttgtcagggagAGTTTGTGCTGCTGTCTGACAGGCAGAGTGATGCCTCTTTCCTTATTCATCACTTCCTTGGATTCTACCTCAGAGGTCAACACAAACACGTGATGATGCAACATGACAGCACCGAGTACAAACACACGAATAAGAAGCCTTGCAACATTGCTAAGTTACTTAAGTGTCATGTTTTATTTCAGCGGGCTGTCAAGTGTGCTTCGTGGCCCTGGCGCAGTCGTTGAGTCACTACACTGCGGTTAGCCAAAGACTGGTAATTCACGCACCACTTGTTTTGTGTTAAATAACATTTACTGAAAACATGATCAATACATCACTCCAAGGAGTATTGACTTACTAATTATATTCATCAATATGTTAATTACTGTGCTACATTTCGTAAGCTGGCCAAAATATAAAGAGCGTGTGATGCAGAATGGACGCTAATATTTTGTATTGTGTCTGTTGAGGGTGTGAGTCTGTCTCAGGCAAAGGAGAAAGGTCAGCTGGTGTTCCTTGAAGGCCTCAATGAATCCTTGTCCATCCTCAATCCGCATGATGCTAGAAAAGGAAGTGAGGCTATGGATTTCTTAAGGTGAGACCTTCTCCTTCTCTGTCTTTAAAAATCAGGTTTGAATCACAGTCACGATGTTGGTGTAGATGCAAGAGGGGTCTGGAAAGTTGTCAACactattatttttaattcaattttctCTAcagacttatcaaaaatgtcctgAGCAATAAACTGCCTTCTATTCTGTCTCACCTCTTCTTCAGGAATCCCAGTGCAGGCTTGCAAAGTCTCGTCCAGTTTGTTTCCTCCAGTTTCAGTCATGCCAGGAGCGCAGTGGAGGGAGCGAACGATGGGCACGGCCCCCCCGTGCTGCTGGTGGACGACGTGAGCTTGCTGCTAAGTCTCGGTGCCACCGTGGACGCCGTGCTGGACTTCAGCCATTACTGCCGCGCCGCCGTCTGCTCACGACTGAAGGTGGGTCCGTTTCCGAGATGAAGGTTCCAAATGCGACCGTGACTCGTTTTTGGCGGCAGGGCAACGTGGTGATGCTGCTGCGCTGCGACGGAGAAAACGACGTAGAAAGTGATGACGACTCGGAGAGGCTGCTGAGGGGTTTGACTCACCAGTGTAGCCTCGCTCTTCATGTACGAAGTCTTCCGACGGGATATTGCAGGGACATCCACGGTCAGGTGAGCTAT is from Syngnathus scovelli strain Florida chromosome 9, RoL_Ssco_1.2, whole genome shotgun sequence and encodes:
- the elp6 gene encoding elongator complex protein 6, which produces MFAELNSILNVSPEDFSRGEFVLLSDRQSDASFLIHHFLGFYLRAGCQVCFVALAQSLSHYTAVSQRLGVSLSQAKEKGQLVFLEGLNESLSILNPHDARKGSEAMDFLRNPSAGLQSLVQFVSSSFSHARSAVEGANDGHGPPVLLVDDVSLLLSLGATVDAVLDFSHYCRAAVCSRLKGNVVMLLRCDGENDVESDDDSERLLRGLTHQCSLALHVRSLPTGYCRDIHGQVEVCDRRRQADSQQKKKTFQYKVHDRGASFFAPGTSSAVL